CCTGAAGTACTTTCTTCCTTTGGCCCCTGGCACACCATACTCTTCTGGTTCCTTCCTTTTCTTGACCTCTGATATTGCAGTGCCGAAGtgatttctttcagttcctcagcTTTAAATAAAACCTAACTACTGATGACTCCCAAATACCGAACGGTAGCCCTGACCTTCTCCCACAtctccaaaataataaatatgactGACAGTTTAGTGTCTCCCTCCAGCATCTGTTAGGGCCTCTCAGCCATAGCAAACACACCTGAAGCAGGCTACACCATCAGACTGGCCTCTGCCTAGTCTTGCCCTTCTCAGGAACCTGGGCCGGCATTCGTCATTTTCAGGCTAGAACCTAGGAGTGATCCCTCCCTTTGTTACTCCCTTTCAGCACCCCACGTACAGTCTGTCAGCAAGTCCAGTCCTGTTGGTACTTCCTTAATAGTGTATCCTGATGCAGACATCGGTGCCTCCACCCCCTTCTCACATACatgatatttatttacttattatttgtcactccctcccccccagcactcacacaccacacacatacacatacacacatacacactctctctctctctaaagtaTAAGCTCCTTAGAGGCTGGAGCTCTGTCTTGATCATCACAGTGCCTGCTTTCCCTAGGACATTACCTGACCCACAGTAGGCACTTAAATCATATTTGAATGGAAAGGATGTCTCCAGCATATGCAAAGATGAATACAGACAGGAAAAAGCATGGAGTGCTCCAGAAACTCCGTGAAGTTCTGCATACCTGGCAAGAAGCCAGGGGAGGGAGATGAGGACAGAGGTGGACAAAGGTCAGAACACGAAATACCTTGTTCACCATGTTAAGTACCCTGGACCTTATAAGTGAATCATTGAAGATAAGCTTGAGGATCTTAAGGAAGTTTGCAACATGATAAGATGTGGATTTTAGGAAAATGAGTCTGGCAGCAGTATGGAGATTGAACCAACAGAGAGTAAGACTTGAAGTAGGGAGATTAGTTAGGAAACCGTGGTAGAAGCAGTGAAGCATAAGAAACAAAGTACCATTTAGGTACTGGAGCCTGACGCTCAGGGCTCTAGTGAAGGTGTTGGTCACAAAACTGTGGTCTTTACACACAGACCTAAGGCAGGATCTCTAGCTTTACCTCATTAGCCAGAATCCAAATTGTGGAATCCTGGTATCTTCTTCCCAGCACATGTACTAACCCAGAACCAATGACTGAGATGCACAGGGGAAAGTACTCAATCTTTGTGACTGCCTCCCGTACTTTTGCCCAAATAATGTGTTGAAATTTGATCATTTAATTTGGCAAGACTTAGATGGAGAAGGAACTAGGAAGGTGTTGGGCAGaaagttaaaaacttctctttctcttataatAAATAGTGAAGATATAGGTGCATATAAAATTAGTCAAAGAGGGTatgtagtgaaaaaaaaaaatcccaaaccctAGGAAataccagtttttaaaaaggaagcagaaaaagtcATCCATGAAGGAAACTGAGAAGTGAATACtggtagaagaaaagagagaaacagagtatTTTATGTTCAGCAAGCAGAGGAAATATGTACCCAGATGAGAAAGTGAATGTCAGATAGGAATCCCAAATAGAGTGAGATGCAAGGTGCCCTGTGGACGGTTACCTGTAGCCTGGGAGAAAATGCCAAACTCTACGCACAACCATTCCCCTGGTAAAATATAATATCCAGTGAATTGTGTCTTTAcccaattttaatatttattgattttagttCTCTTCTCTACCACTTTATCACATTAGCCTTTTCTACCTTTTTATGTTTATTCCTGCCTTACTGTTGATCTTTGACTCTTTTCTACCCTGCCGCCATAGGCTCTCTTGCTTGATACATGAGCAAGGCTGCCTTCCTAGCTTGCGACTTTTGGCTTTGTGCCTAGCTGTGGCACTTCTGTAGATTAATTCAGTAATGCCTTCCTGTTTGAACTGGCCCTGAGACTCTCCCGTCGCCCATGTTGTGTACTGTTCTGGAAGGCTACTTCTTCTACAGGTGTttgaatggtgtgtgtgtgtgtgtgtgaaattaaTAATAAGTAACTGAGACTATCTGACATTGTTCAAACTGAGAATTAGGagtatataaataattaaaggaGATTAACAAAACAGACACGTTGTATCTAATTCAGATGCCATCAGGAGGATCTATAGGTTAATAGGGCATGCTGATCTGCTTGCAGAGGACACTTAGGGTACAGAAGGAAGGTGAAgtatatgtagatatagatagagaaatatatttaatgtaaagGTATTACGTATAGATTTTTTAACACTGTGGTAGGTGCTATAATGAGGGAAATGGACTATGAAAACTCAGAGTTAAGACAGGACTCAGAAAGAGTTAACTTTTGAACTGAATCTGACAGATACAAAGGAATTTGGTATGAAGGAAATGGGGGAAGGCTTTCCAGATTAAGCATGATTACACAAAGAAGATGATTTAGGAATCTGTCGTGGGCTTGGACCCTGCTCCCAGCCTGCCTTTCCCAGTTTGCACTCCCCTTGTCATccctctcctccattctccaTCAGCCAGTTCTCCTGGTCACTCTTAGACTCACCCTCTTAATgggtttgttttattcttttttccaccCATGTGCTTCGGCTCCCATTGATTGTTTTTCTACATTGCCTAAATCTCTTAAGTTTTtcttcttactatttttttaGCCAGATACCGAGACCTCATTTGAATATCtccaatatttattcattctgtaCATGTAGATTCAGTAGCCAAATGCTGTATCACATgaaacatctttaatttttttcctccctccaggATGGAAGAGCAGTCATAAAACCACAAAGTCGACTCAAACACAAGAGTCTTCATTTCAGGAGCAAATAATGAAAAGATCCAAAAAGAATGGGCCCTGGGACTTCAAATCAGAAAGTCCCTGCATGTATGAAAACAGATTCGAGAAAAACCAGGAGAAAAAGGACAGTGTGCAGATAGTTTCGGTCACCCACACAAAAACCCTCACTgcagaaagaagacataaaaatactgaatttgGCCAAAACTTCAGCCCAAAGTCAGTCCTTGTTAGGCAACAGATGGTTCCCAGAGAAAAAACACCACCAAAATGTGAAATACGAGGAAACAGCTTCAAACAGAATTCAAATTTACTTAATCAACCAAAAATCATCACAGCAGACAAACGCTATAAGTGTAGTAAATGTGAGAAAACCTTCATTAACACATCATCCCTCCGTAAACACGAGAAAAACCATAGTGGAGAGAAGTTGTTTAAATGTAAGGAATGTTCAAAAGCCTTTAACCAAAGTTCAGCTCTTATTCAACATCAAataactcatactggagagaaaccctatgtgtgtaaagaatgtgggaaagccttcactcTTAGTACATCCCTTTATAAGCACCTAAGAACACATACTGTGGAAAAATCCTATCGATGTAAAGAATGTGGCAAATCCTTCAGCAGAAGGTCTGGCCTTTTTATACATCAAAAAATCCATGCTCGAGAAAATCCCCATAAGTATAATCCAGGTAGGAAGGCATCTAGTTGCAGCACGTCCCTTTCTGGGTGTCAGAGACATCATTCCAGAAAGAAGTCCTATTTATGTAACGAATGTGGCAACACTTTTAAGTCGAGCTCATCCCTTCGTtatcatcagagaattcacactggagagaaaccttttAAATGTAGTGAATGTGGGAGAGCCTTCAGTCAGAGTGCCTCTCTCATTCAACATgaaagaattcacactggagaaaagccGTACAGATGTAATCAATGTGGGAAAGGCTTCACTTCTGTTTCACGACTTAATAGACACCGAAtaattcatactggtgagaagTTTTATAATTGTAATGAATGTGGTAAAGCCCTAAGTTCCCACTCGACACTTATTATTCACGAGAggattcatactggagagaaaccgtGTAAATGTAAAgtgtgtgggaaagccttcagacAGAGTTCAGCTCTCATTCAACATCAGAGAATGCATACCGGAGAAAGACCCTATAAATGTAATGAGTGTGGGAAAACATTCAGGTGTAACTCCTCCCTTAGTaatcatcagagaattcatactggagagaaaccatatcGATGTGAGGAATGTGGGATATCTTTTGGCCAAAGTTCAGCTCTTATTCAACATCGGAGGATtcatacaggagaaaaaccctTTAAATGTAATACGTGTGGGAAAACTTTTAGACAAAGCTCATCACGTATTGcccatcagagaattcatactggagagaaaccctatgaatgtaataCCTGTGGGAAACTGTTCAACCACAGGTCCTCCCTTACCAATCATTATAAAGTCCACATTGAAGATAAGCCCTAGGAAGTAGATTTGCATGTGTGAGAGCCTTAAACCAAAGCTGATTAGAGTACATGAGAGTgatgtgataaatgctatggatATGAAAACCCTTCTTGTAATTTAGTCCTCATCAGATAGTAAGTTACAAGGGTAAACCTTGACTATGTAATAGATAATGAGGAAAGTATAAAGTGTTTGTGCCTGTCAGACACGTTTTTAAGTAACCTGAAATGAATGCACAACTGGAGACAttgcatatttgtaaaataaaagaattgttttCTCTCTACAGCAGTGTACACTAGATAGCATATGTGATTTTCATAAACATCTGGTGGGGGGGGTGTGCACtggatttctcattttaaaaaactataaacgTAATacttttttataacattttaatagCATATAAAACATGCAATCAAAGAAATTATACGTTTTTAGAGGAAAGgaccaaataaaagaaaaatgaactataAACTACCTCTCAGTTTATGGGGTTTGTCCTTTTCCTGACCTGATGTCAAATTTTTTGCATGGATTTCgtctaaaaataaaagtctgttcTCTTCCTTTGCACTTCCAATAATTGCTGTGAACTGGAAATTTTCTACCAAATTTCTAATTCtgttctcagaatttttttttttttttttgctctgaagTATGCCTGCTATGTACTGTGAGCTGTCACCTTAAGTATATTAATGGAAAAGTAAGCAATTATTTCACActtaaaactttattaaatatatatatatatatattaaagttcAGAAAAGAAGGAGCTACCAAACAAGTTTAATGAATCTAACACCTGTGCCAAAATATCAAAACGTACATCAGTCATTTCAGGACATAAAACGTACGGTTTCCTTACTTGGTGTTCTCTAGTGTCAACTTCAGGAAAGCAAAAGGAGTAATTATCCACaacttggtaatttttttttaattccagctTTGGGGCAGATAGTATACTGCATACTGGGAGTTTTAGGAAGAGAGACAAAGGCCTTCAAGAAGCCATGACTTGGGGGAAAGGGGATGGAGTTGAGGGACTAGCAGAAGAGTAAGCAAATCATGTCACAGTATGTCAGTATGGTGGTTTTAACAGGCAGGTAGGTATGATAGTGTGTATAGAGGGCAAGGATGTTGTGGGGACTTGCACAGGATGAAGAGGAGATTGAACCCAACCAAGGAAACCTAGAGACATCAAAGAAAGCTTTCCAGAGACAGTGATTGCTGAGCTAGATTTTCAAAGATAATAGGAACTCTCCAGAGGGTGAGAGACATATTCCAAATAAAAAACTGCATGATAAAGGTACAGGTGGGCAATGTTAGGACACCTTTGTGGAAACTCAAATATAGAACTGATGAGAAGGAGAATGACAGAtcttaaagtttgagaagaagGCAGAGGCTAGATGATAAAAAGCCCTATTTGCCATGCTAAGAAGTTTGGGTTTTATCTGAAAATCAATGGAATTAAAGATTTTAAGCAAGAGAAATTGTTCTGGCAACAATGCGTAGGGGATGAACTTAGATGGTTGAAGAAAACTGTCCAGACTGATGCCTAGAAATCTGGGCGGGAGTAATTCAGGTGATAGATGAAAGAGAGTCCAGCTCAAGCAGCAACAGCACGGGTGGGGAACACGAGACAGATACTGTATTAGGATAAATGAGACGTGGTGTTCACAGCAAGTAGACGAGGTTGGTGAGTAAGAAGGCGGCTGAACTGACTCACGGGTAGGGTTGCCAGGTAACCTGTATACAGAGGATGTCCTGTATTTAATGATTTTTGTTCTGCATCCTGTATCAATTCCATCAGGTTGCCTGTAATGTAGTCAGTTGTGGTTTTTTTCCCAATAACAGAAGTTCAGCAGTCAGAACTATTTTTCTGCTTTAGTAATTGGCACTTAAATTACTTaaatgtggggccggccccatggcctagtgggtaagttcagtgcactctgcttcagcagcccaggttcagttcctaggtgCATACCTGCAGCGCTCATCAGCTGCTgtgttgtggcatcccacatacaaaataggaagagtggcacaatgttagctcagggaaaatcttcctcaaccaaaaaaagaaaaattacttaaatgGCAACACTAGTGGAAAATCATACCTCCACAAATAAAGATCTGAACAATCCTTTA
The nucleotide sequence above comes from Equus przewalskii isolate Varuska chromosome 13, EquPr2, whole genome shotgun sequence. Encoded proteins:
- the ZNF354A gene encoding zinc finger protein 354A isoform X1; the protein is MAAARRGARPQVSVTFEDVAVLFTRDEWRKLSPSQRSLYQDVMLENYSNLVSLGLPFSKPKVISLLQRGEDPWKVERESSGGCSAGWKSSHKTTKSTQTQESSFQEQIMKRSKKNGPWDFKSESPCMYENRFEKNQEKKDSVQIVSVTHTKTLTAERRHKNTEFGQNFSPKSVLVRQQMVPREKTPPKCEIRGNSFKQNSNLLNQPKIITADKRYKCSKCEKTFINTSSLRKHEKNHSGEKLFKCKECSKAFNQSSALIQHQITHTGEKPYVCKECGKAFTLSTSLYKHLRTHTVEKSYRCKECGKSFSRRSGLFIHQKIHARENPHKYNPGRKASSCSTSLSGCQRHHSRKKSYLCNECGNTFKSSSSLRYHQRIHTGEKPFKCSECGRAFSQSASLIQHERIHTGEKPYRCNQCGKGFTSVSRLNRHRIIHTGEKFYNCNECGKALSSHSTLIIHERIHTGEKPCKCKVCGKAFRQSSALIQHQRMHTGERPYKCNECGKTFRCNSSLSNHQRIHTGEKPYRCEECGISFGQSSALIQHRRIHTGEKPFKCNTCGKTFRQSSSRIAHQRIHTGEKPYECNTCGKLFNHRSSLTNHYKVHIEDKP